The Ciona intestinalis chromosome 11, KH, whole genome shotgun sequence genome has a segment encoding these proteins:
- the LOC100176186 gene encoding sodium/bile acid cotransporter 5: MLRKCVLGFCLSFIGISNFVTGNNVTLTSLNVFEGEIKNLKLNCSRSDEEIKTVNSEDIKIGGILINNESKPIDYGEFMCVNGSVVILVKGGHLGITHLHVDTKIGIHSNVIKSESVTINVLRKITLFDELAVFILGPLILLNKCAFGAKIEVETLKKIVTQPVEICLCLVTQFVLLPLVAVGLGFAFKLEQTMALALLVSAACPGGGGGYVFSFLVDGDITLAITESLVSTLVAMLAMPSVLGLYTSLVTIPNHIVIPYIKILLMLVAIATPISLGMLLRRKKPALAKKLVVIIRPMSLFLIFAGLVIVVVTSKYVLYGPRIGFLLALIIPVSGFLIAIGLAQLFSINWPLTKAIALEGGLKNTVLGVAVIELSFPQPQADLASILIIMVTVGQIVAAMCWYLFHVINQRLQQKKFRTPAKDLHQDRQETELFLLQNEE, from the coding sequence ATGTTGCGAAAATGTGTACTAGGTTTTTGTTTGTCATTTATCGGAATATCCAATTTTGTAACCGGAAACAACGTCACTTTGACGTCATTGAACGTATTTGAAGGAGAAATCAAGAATTTAAAGTTGAATTGTTCAAGATCAGATGAAGAAATAAAGACTGTTAATTCAGAGGATATTAAAATTGGTGGGATACTTATAAACAATGAATCAAAACCAATTGACTACGGAGAATTCATGTGTGTTAATGGGAGTGTGGTTATTCTTGTTAAAGGAGGTCACCTGGGTATTACACACTTGCATGTGGATACAAAGATTGGAATTCATTCGAATGTGATTAAATCTGAATCGGTAACAATAAATGTTCTTAGGAAAATTACATTATTTGATGAACTAGCAGTGTTTATCCTGGGTCcccttattttattaaacaaatgcgCATTCGGTGCAAAAATTGAGGtggaaacactgaaaaaaaTCGTCACCCAACCTGTGGAGATATGTTTATGTCTTGTTACCCAATTCGTGTTGCTACCATTGGTAGCAGTTGGGCTCGGATTTGCCTTTAAACTTGAACAGACGATGGCTCTAGCACTTCTCGTATCCGCTGCTTGCCCGGGTGGGGGAGGAGGTTATGTGTTTAGCTTCCTAGTCGATGGTGACATTACTCTTGCCATCACTGAGAGTTTGGTATCCACATTAGTCGCAATGCTTGCGATGCCAAGTGTGCTCGGTCTTTACACAAGTCTTGTAACGATCCCAAACCATATTGTGATCCCTTACATTAAAATTCTTCTCATGTTGGTGGCCATAGCAACCCCAATATCACTTGGAATGTTGCTGCGTAGGAAGAAACCTGCGCTGGCCAAGAAGCTTGTTGTAATCATTCGTCCTATGAGTCTTTTTCTTATCTTTGCTGGGTTAGTTATCGTTGTTGTAACATCCAAGTATGTTTTGTACGGCCCAAGAATTGGATTTCTACTTGCTTTAATCATTCCTGTCAGTGGATTTCTTATAGCAATTGGTCTTGCTCAGTTATTCTCCATAAACTGGCCACTCACTAAAGCTATTGCACTTGAGGGTGGACTTAAGAACACAGTGCTTGGAGTTGCAGTTATTGAGTTATCTTTTCCCCAGCCTCAAGCTGACCTTGCTTCAATATTAATCATCATGGTAACGGTTGGGCAAATAGTTGCAGCCATGTGTTGGTATTTGTTCCATGTTATCAATCAAAGGTTGCAACAGAAAAAGTTCCGGACACCAGCCAAGGATTTACATCAAGATAGACAAGAGACCGAATTGTTTCTTCTTCAAAACGAAGAGTAA
- the irx-b gene encoding transcription factor protein (The RefSeq protein has 3 substitutions compared to this genomic sequence) gives MDARLVAARLPGFPMYQPPYATPTFPGYLHYNPAAAAAVAAATDPAAFYPPIGPGENADAWRAGLSQAAAAAYYDPSMAAHYGGCYGYGPMGLSDGARRKNATRETTSTLKAWLNEHRKNPYPTKGEKIMLAIITKMTLTQVSTWFANARRRLKKENKMTWSPRNRCGEDDDEDDLADDAGNHGNTSRSSSPVGGAEDVDMRRGDFGRFEASGGDLSDGAFSDGRDERRAGKEEDRRKSPSSLVSRSLSNDESRSRLANGHFVKHGIHPYSNPRSSPASRPNISPPIQARPGLPFPPNMPPMQAPSSQAPPHFHGSQFNPAAAASLIAASRGHPLPPHVMAALNEQAQRHYQQALQHMPNYPFHGERALSTSTNASPSPSTSSRVSSTSPSTSLKPASSAETSTASTPPKPKIWSIADVATSRDSSKDISNRSKICHKSHSLSPPSSQSDDKDMSNVRSWVGGMLHHKLAAAMHPTNPQLMGLSPSSQGSKVPSNGARYPQSFPRFADIVAAQQEKANAAMREMGKPHHSDDVIIMSERSPTIHETPMEALQARRNSSHSPVSPQQSDEH, from the exons ATGGACGCCCGACTCGTCGCGGCTCGTCTCCCCGGGTTTCCGATGTACCAACCCCCGTACGCCACCCCAACTTTCCCGGGCTACCTGCATTACAACCCAGCAGCTGCAGCAGCAGTAGCAGCAGCAACAGACCCAGCTGCTTTCTATCCCCCAATC GGCCCGGGAGAAAACGCCGATGCTTGGCGGGCAGGACTCAGTCAAGCTGCCGCGGCCGCTTACTACGATCCCTCGATGGCCGCACACTACGGAGGATGCTATGG ATATGGACCAATGGGTCTCAGCGACGGTGCTCGGCGTAAAAACGCAACCCGAGAAACAACATCGACGTTAAAAGCGTGGCTTAATGAACACAGAAAGAACCCTTACCCAACTAAAGGGGAAAAGATCATGTTAGCTATTATTACCAAGATGACGCTTACACag gtgtCGACCTGGTTTGCAAACGCGCGTCGTCGtttaaagaaagaaaacaaGATGACGTGGTCTCCAAGGAACAGATGTGGGGAAGATGATGACGAGGATGATTTGGCAGATGATGCTGGTAACCATGGTAACACAAGTCGGTCATCCTCGCCAGTTGGTGGCGCTGAAGATGTGGACATGAGAAGAGGAGATTTTGGGAGATTTGAAGCATCCGGAGGGGATTTATCAGACGGAGCGTTCTCGGATGGAAGGGATGAGAGAAGAGCAGGAAAAGAGGAGGACAGAAGAAAATCTCCTTCTAGTTTAG tttcGAGATCACTAAGCAACGACGAATCAAGAAGTCGTCTCGCCAACGGACATTTCGTCAAACATGGAATCCACCCGTACTCAAACCCAAGGTCCTCCCCAGCCTCAAGACCCAATATATCTTCACCCATCCAAGCTCGACCAGGATTACCCTTTCCCCCTAACATGCCCCCCATGCAAGCCCCAAGCTCTCAAGCCCCGCCCCACTTTCACAGCTCCCAGTTCAACCCAGCAGCCGCCGCCTCCCTTATAGCTGCATCACGTGGTCACCCCCTTCCTCCCCACGTCATGGCCGCACTAAACGAGCAAGCACAGCGTCACTACCAGCAAGCATTACAACACATGCCCAACTATCCCTTCCACGGAGAACGAGCTCTCTCCACCAGCACTAACGCGAGTCCATCACCCAGTACGTCATCTAGGGTATCTTCTACGTCACCATCTACGTCATTAAAGCCAGCATCATCCGCTGAAACATCAACTGCGTCAACCCCACCGAAGCCAAAAATCTGGTCGATCGCCGACGTCGCTACAAGTCGCGATAGTTCTAAGGATATTTCCAACCGAAGCAAGATTTGTCACAAATCACACTCGCTTAGCCCTCCTTCGTCACAGAGCGACGACAAAGATATGTCGAACGTTCGATCGTGGGTTGGAGGtatgttacatcacaaactaGCAGCAGCCATGCACCCGACGAACCCACAACTAATGGGACTTTCCCCTTCGTCCCAAGGATCAAAGGTCCCCTCCAACGGGGCAAGGTACCCCCAATCCTTCCCACGATTTGCGGACATTGTCGCAGCGCAACAAGAGAAGGCAAACGCCGCAATGAGGGAAATGGGAAAGCCCCACCATTCCGATGACGTTATTATTATGTCAGAAAGATCGCCCACTATTCATGAAACACCAATAGAAGCACTACAGGCGAG acGAAATTCGAGTCACTCGCCAGTTTCACCGCAACAGAGCGACGAACATTGA